The genomic window ACGAAGGGGACGTCGGCGATGGCGGCGCGGAACAGGTCCGGCCGCAGGTTGACCACCGCCCCGACCAGCAGGCCGCCGGCGCTGCCTCCCCGGACGACCAGGCGGTCGGGACCGGCGTACCCGTGGGCCACCAGCGTCTCCGCGCAGGCCACGAAGTCGGTGAACGTGTTCTTCTTGCGCAGCATCTTGCCGTCCTCGTACCAGCGCCGCCCCATCTCGCCCCCGCCGCGGACGTGGGCCAGGGCGTAGACGAACCCCCGGTCGAGGAGGCTGAGCCGGAATGGCGAGAACGTGGGGTCGATGCTGATCTCGTAGGAGCCGTAGCCGTAGACCAGGGCAGGGGCGGTGCCGTCGACGGCCAGTCCCCGCTTGTGGGCGTAGGAGACGGGCACCTGCTCGCCGTCGGCCGCCGTGGCCCACAGCCGGCCCGTCTCGTAGTCCGCCGGGTCGTACCCCCCGAGCACCGGCTGCTGCTTCATCAGCTCCCGGGTCCGGGCTTCCATGTCGTAGTCGTAGACGGACCGGGGCGTCACCATCGACGTGTAGCCGAAGCGCACGACGGTGGTCTCGAACTCCAGGTTGGCGTCGGGCGTCGTCGTCGACACCGCCTCGGGCTGCTCGATCACGTGCGTGTCGCCGTCGGCGATGCGGCGGACGGCGATGCGGCGGACGCCCCCGGCGCGTTCGTGGAGGACCAGGTGGCCGGCGAAGACCTCGATGCCGTCCAGCTTCACGTCGGTCCGGTGGGGCACCACGTCGGTCCAGCGGTGCCGACCGGGGTCGTCCACCGGGGCCTCAACCAGCTTGAAGTTCTCCGCCCCGTCGGCGTTGGTGACGATCAGGAACCGGTCGCCGTGGTGGTCCACGTCGTACTCCACGCCCTGCTCGCGGGGCTGGACGAGGCGGAAGTCCCCCTCGGGGGTGGTGGCGTCCAGCACCCAGGCCTCGGCGGTGACCTTGCTCTCCAGCCCGAGCACGACGTAGCGCTCGCTCTTGGTGAGCCCGACGCCCAGGAAGAAGCGCTCGTCGTCCTCC from Acidimicrobiales bacterium includes these protein-coding regions:
- a CDS encoding S9 family peptidase, whose amino-acid sequence is ARPPAAPKRPRVLVAHGDERVDEWYWLRNREDPEVIAHIEAENAWAAAQLAPTEALQRRLFDEMVGRIQETDLSVPARKGDWWYLSRTVEGLQYGIWCRRKGDADGPEEVVLDHNELAQGHDYLAVANTQVSPDADRLAYAVDHDGSERFTLRFRDLRTGEDLPDRVPGTYYGLAWAADGATVFYTKVDGSMRPYQLWRHAVGTPAADDVLVHQEDDERFFLGVGLTKSERYVVLGLESKVTAEAWVLDATTPEGDFRLVQPREQGVEYDVDHHGDRFLIVTNADGAENFKLVEAPVDDPGRHRWTDVVPHRTDVKLDGIEVFAGHLVLHERAGGVRRIAVRRIADGDTHVIEQPEAVSTTTPDANLEFETTVVRFGYTSMVTPRSVYDYDMEARTRELMKQQPVLGGYDPADYETGRLWATAADGEQVPVSYAHKRGLAVDGTAPALVYGYGSYEISIDPTFSPFRLSLLDRGFVYALAHVRGGGEMGRRWYEDGKMLRKKNTFTDFVACAETLVAHGYAGPDRLVVRGGSAGGLLVGAVVNLRPDLFRAAIADVPFVDVLTTILDEDLPLTVTEWEEWGNPKADPEVYAYVKSYSPYDNVAAVDHPAVLALAGLNDPRVSYWEPAKWVQRLRDRGTGGARVLLKTEMGAGHGGPSGRYDSWREEALVYAFVLDELGLST